One window of Triticum dicoccoides isolate Atlit2015 ecotype Zavitan chromosome 5A, WEW_v2.0, whole genome shotgun sequence genomic DNA carries:
- the LOC119298281 gene encoding E3 ubiquitin-protein ligase EL5-like has translation MSGNPVAGAPGAPEPYAPQATYNFSARLALTVSLVLLMITVVVVVIPLMVYLMITRSRRGGGHGLAGGVLRSVGVIRSRRHGLDASALSALPVTAYRKESGAAARAECAVCLAELADGDEARELPNCGHLFHLECVDAWLRTRTTCPLCRAQAAGLPGEHGKAQSSSSSVAAAEPALNGAAGGSLTVTVHGGSPCTGKDALGSTSGSPC, from the coding sequence ATGTCAGGGAACCCAGTGGCCGGCGCGCCGGGTGCTCCCGAGCCGTATGCGCCGCAGGCGACCTACAACTTCAGCGCCCGCCTCGCGCTCACCGTCTCTTTGGTCCTCCTGATGatcaccgtcgtcgtcgtcgtcatccctcTCATGGTTTACCTCATGATCACCCGGTCACGCAGAGGCGGCGGCCACGGCCTCGCCGGCGGCGTCCTCCGGTCCGTTGGCGTGATCCGCAGCCGGCGGCACGGGTTGGACGCGTCCGCGCTCTCGGCGCTGCCGGTCACCGCGTACCGGAAGGAGAGCGGGGCTGCCGCGAGGGCTGAGTGCGCCGTGTGCCTGGCCGAGCTCGCCGACGGAGACGAGGCGCGCGAGCTGCCCAACTGCGGCCACCTGTTCCACTTGGAGTGCGTCGACGCCTGGCTGCGCACCAGGACGACGTGCCCTCTCTGCCGGGCCCAGGCAGCGGGACTGCCCGGCGAGCACGGGAAGGcacagtcgtcgtcgtcgtcggtggCGGCCGCGGAGCCAGCGTTGAATGGTGCTGCCGGAGGAAGCTTGACCGTGACCGTGCATGGTGGCTCTCCGTGTACCGGGAAAGACGCGCTGGGGTCAACATCGGGATCTCCCTGCTAG